One Spinacia oleracea cultivar Varoflay chromosome 4, BTI_SOV_V1, whole genome shotgun sequence DNA segment encodes these proteins:
- the LOC110799191 gene encoding uncharacterized protein isoform X1 — protein MQNFISQKLRDLDAYPKINEDFYNRTFSGGVVTVISAVIMFFLFLFELNSYLHTVTETTLLVDTSRGGNLRINFDVTFPEVPCTILSIDAEDISGERHFDIRHDIVKTRVDAHGNVVDTRRDGIGAPKIAKPLQKHGGRLEHNETYCGSCYGAETSDDQCCNSCEEVRDAYSKNGWALTNMDLIDQCEREGFFQKVHEEKGEGCNINGFLEVNKVAGAFHFIPGKTFHLSEFHVSDLFAIQTDNYNISHRINKLAFGDYFPGVVNPLNGVQFLQETASGSYQYFLKVVPTIYTDARKRSIQSNQFSVTEHFKNAEPGRFRTIPGVFFFYDLSPVKVNFTEKHMSFLHLMTNVCAIVGGTFTVAGIVDSFVYHGRKAMKKTL, from the exons ATGCAGAATTTCATATCTCAAAAGCTTCGAGATTTGGACGCGTACCCTAAAATCAATGAAGATTTCTACAACAGAACTTTCTCAGGCGGTGTCGTCACCGTTATCTCCGCCGTCATCATGTTTTTCCTCTTCTTGTTTGAGCTCA ATTCATATCTGCATACTGTCACAGAAACAACACTTTTAGTGGATACTTCTAGAGGGGGAAATCTTCGCATCAAT TTTGATGTTACTTTTCCGGAAGTTCCTTGCACAATTCTCAGTATTGATGCTGAAGACATCAGTGGAGAACGGCATTTTGACATA AGACATGACATTGTCAAAACAAGAGTTGATGCTCATGGGAACGTGGTTGATACTAGGCGAGATGGCATTGGAGCGCCAAAG ATTGCAAAGCCTTTACAGAAGCATGGTGGCAGGCTTGAACACAATGAGACATACTGTGGTTCATGTTATGGAGCAGAAACG TCCGATGATCAATGTTGCAACTCTTGTGAAGAAGTTCGTGATGCATACAGTAAGAATGGCTGGGCATTGACAAATATGGACTTGATTGATCAG TGTGAAAGGGAAGGGTTCTTTCAAAAGGTCCACGAGGAAAAAGGTGAAGGATGCAATATTAATGGATTTCTGGAAGTTAATAAAGTGGCAGGGGCGTTTCATTTTATTCCTGGGAAGACCTTCCATCTGTCAGAATTTCATGTCAGTGATTTATTTGCAATTCAAACGGACAACTACAAT ATAAGTCATAGGATCAACAAGTTAGCTTTTGGAGACTATTTTCCTGGCGTTGTGAACCCCCTGAACGG ggTGCAGTTTTTACAAGAGACGGCAAGTGGATCATATCAGTATTTTCTTAAG GTCGTGCCAACAATATACACTGACGCAAGAAAACGTTCTATCCAGTCTAATCAG TTTTCTGTGACAGAGCACTTTAAGAATGCAGAACCAGGACGCTTTCGGACTATACCTGGggttttcttcttttatgaTCTTTCTCCAGTCAAG GTTAACTTCACGGAGAAGCATATGTCCTTTTTGCACTTGATGACTAATGTCTGTGCAATAGTTGGAG GTACCTTCACAGTCGCAGGGATAGTAGATTCCTTTGTTTATCATGGCCGTAAGGCTATGAAAAAGACACTGTAG
- the LOC110799191 gene encoding uncharacterized protein isoform X2: MKISTTELSQAVSSPLSPPSSCFSSSCLSSFDVTFPEVPCTILSIDAEDISGERHFDIRHDIVKTRVDAHGNVVDTRRDGIGAPKIAKPLQKHGGRLEHNETYCGSCYGAETSDDQCCNSCEEVRDAYSKNGWALTNMDLIDQCEREGFFQKVHEEKGEGCNINGFLEVNKVAGAFHFIPGKTFHLSEFHVSDLFAIQTDNYNISHRINKLAFGDYFPGVVNPLNGVQFLQETASGSYQYFLKVVPTIYTDARKRSIQSNQFSVTEHFKNAEPGRFRTIPGVFFFYDLSPVKVNFTEKHMSFLHLMTNVCAIVGGTFTVAGIVDSFVYHGRKAMKKTL; this comes from the exons ATGAAGATTTCTACAACAGAACTTTCTCAGGCGGTGTCGTCACCGTTATCTCCGCCGTCATCATGTTTTTCCTCTTCTTGTTTGAGCTCA TTTGATGTTACTTTTCCGGAAGTTCCTTGCACAATTCTCAGTATTGATGCTGAAGACATCAGTGGAGAACGGCATTTTGACATA AGACATGACATTGTCAAAACAAGAGTTGATGCTCATGGGAACGTGGTTGATACTAGGCGAGATGGCATTGGAGCGCCAAAG ATTGCAAAGCCTTTACAGAAGCATGGTGGCAGGCTTGAACACAATGAGACATACTGTGGTTCATGTTATGGAGCAGAAACG TCCGATGATCAATGTTGCAACTCTTGTGAAGAAGTTCGTGATGCATACAGTAAGAATGGCTGGGCATTGACAAATATGGACTTGATTGATCAG TGTGAAAGGGAAGGGTTCTTTCAAAAGGTCCACGAGGAAAAAGGTGAAGGATGCAATATTAATGGATTTCTGGAAGTTAATAAAGTGGCAGGGGCGTTTCATTTTATTCCTGGGAAGACCTTCCATCTGTCAGAATTTCATGTCAGTGATTTATTTGCAATTCAAACGGACAACTACAAT ATAAGTCATAGGATCAACAAGTTAGCTTTTGGAGACTATTTTCCTGGCGTTGTGAACCCCCTGAACGG ggTGCAGTTTTTACAAGAGACGGCAAGTGGATCATATCAGTATTTTCTTAAG GTCGTGCCAACAATATACACTGACGCAAGAAAACGTTCTATCCAGTCTAATCAG TTTTCTGTGACAGAGCACTTTAAGAATGCAGAACCAGGACGCTTTCGGACTATACCTGGggttttcttcttttatgaTCTTTCTCCAGTCAAG GTTAACTTCACGGAGAAGCATATGTCCTTTTTGCACTTGATGACTAATGTCTGTGCAATAGTTGGAG GTACCTTCACAGTCGCAGGGATAGTAGATTCCTTTGTTTATCATGGCCGTAAGGCTATGAAAAAGACACTGTAG